Below is a window of Nicotiana tabacum cultivar K326 chromosome 19, ASM71507v2, whole genome shotgun sequence DNA.
TTCTGGAAGTAAATTTTACTGATCTGCATGGCCAGAATTACCAATTTAGAGTTCCACGAAACGACTAAATATGAACCACTTAAAGAGTAAAGTTATCTGAAATTGTCTCTAATATTCAAAAAATCTTAGTAATTATTTTTTAAGATATGAAAAAAGGCAGCCTACCAAATCTCAGACTAGGGTGGTAAAGTATTAAATTATTCTAGTTAGGAccattatttatttgttttagcATTTCAGACCTTAGGGATCATTGGATgaggtattatattttatttcttggTTTTTATATGTTCTATCCAGAAACACATATAGGGTAAAACCGTATACAATATACCTTTGTGGTCCGGTCTTTCTTCGGACCTCGAGCATaccgggagcttagtgcaccgaacTGTTATTATATGTTCTATCCTTCCCGTTTTCTCGTCGACACTTCGATTAGCATACATTCTTGTTATTAACTTGTAATATCATTTCTTAAGCCTAACCTAGATTGTAAGTTAATTATTACTACTTGATTATAATCTCTTTTTTCCCTATTTACCTTTCTTTATATCACTCCTAAAAGTAGAACTAATCTGTTTCTGAATTCGATTTATTTGCAGCAAATGGTTTACAAGGGAAACGCAGCAAAGCAGCATATTTGGAGAACTGGCTAACAAATAGCACCCCAATAGCAGCAGGTGAATCAGCATTTAGAGTCACATTTGATTGGGATGATGAGGAATTTGGAGTTCCAGGAGCATTCATTATCAAGAACTTGCATTTTAGTGAGTTCTTCCTCAAGTCACTCACCCTTGAAGATGTTCCTAATCATGGCAAAGTTCATTTTGTCTGTAATTCTTGGGTTTATCCTGCTAATAAATATAAGTCAGATCGCATCTTCTTCGCGAATCAGGTACAATTAATTCATTCATTAATAATGTAACAAGTAAATACACCTTTTAAGTGTTTAAACATATACTTTGCATTGTTGTAATGAATGATTCAGGCTTATCTACCAAGTGAAACACCAGACACATTGCGAAAATACAGAGAAAATGAATTAGTAACCTTAAGAGGAGATGGAACTGGAAAGCTTGAGGAATGGGATAGAGTTTATGACTATGCTTACTACAATGACTTGGGTGATCCAGACAAAGGCCAAGATTTGTCAAGGCCTGTCTTAGGAGGATCTTCTGAGTACCCGTATCCTCGTAGAGGCAGGACAGGCCGCAAACCAACCAAAACAGGTTAAGACATTCACAAAATACATTTCATTTGTGTACTTCAACAAGTATAATAGTCTCAACTTTAATTTACTATTATATATACTTGACATTAGCTATTTACTCTCTGCAGATCCTAATTCCGAGAGCAGGATTCCATTGCTTATGAGCTTAGACATATATGTGCCAAGGGACGAGCGATTTGGTCATATAAAGTTGTCAGACTTCTTGACATTTGCTTTGAAATCCATTGTGCAGTTGCTTCTCCCTGAGTTTAAGGCTTTGTTCGATAGCACGCCTAATGAGTTTGATAGTTTTGAGGATGTACTTAAACTCTACGAAGGCGGAATCAAGTTGCCTCAAGGCCCTTTGTTGAAAGCCATTACTGATAGCATTCCTTTAGAGATACTAAAAGAACTCCTTCGAAGTGATGGTGAAGGCCTATTTAAGTACCCAACTCCTCAGGTTATTCAAGGTATTATTTAAATTTCTATATGATCGAAAGCATTTTCTAAGTATTATTTCTCACGCCTCGCCTTTTGGTAATCTAAATACTGTTGGTGTAGAGGATAAAACTGCATGGAGGACGGATGAAGAATTTGGGAGAGAAATGTTGGCGGGAGTCAATCCTGTCATAATCAGTAGACTCCAAGTAAGCTTTAATTCATCTGAATTGCTAGTCTTTCAAGATATCAAGAACTTGCTtaagtttatttctatttttcgTGATTCTTCGTGCATTTTGAAGATGTTGACTTATCTAATATCTGCAGGAATTCCCTCCGAAAAGCAAGTTGGATCCTAAAATATATGGCAACCAAAACAGTACAATTACCAGAGAGCAGATAGAGGATAAGTTGGATGGACTAACAATTGATGAGGTAATTACTACTTTTATTTTGATACTAGCTAGATTCTTCAGTCAAGTTCTCTGAGTAGACTATAGTGACAAGAGTTGGTACTATTATTTATCAGGCAATCAAGACTAACAGACTATTCATATTGAACCATCATGATATCCTTATGCCATACTTGAGGAGAATTAACACGTCGACAGACACAAAAACCTATGCCTCAAGAACTCTGCTCTTCTTGCAAGATAATGGAACTTTGAAGCCATCAGCAATTGAACTAAGCTTGCCACATCCAGACGGAGATCAATTTGGCGCTGTTAGCAAAGTATATACACCAGCTGATCAAGGTGTTGAAGGTTCTATCTGGCAGTTGGCCAAAGCCTATGCAGCAGTGAATGATTCGGGCGTTCATCAACTCATCAGTCACTGGTAAAACCTGTCAGAAAGCTTTATATAAAATACAACTTACCCATAACCAAACTAAATGTATTGTTAAATAATACTAATCAGAATCATTTGTTGTTAACTTCTCAGGTTGAATACACATGCAGCGATAGAGCCATTCGTGATCGCAACAAATAGGCAACTAAGCGCGCTTCACCCTATTTATAAGCTTCTCCACCCTCATTTCCGTGAGACGATGAACATAAATGCTTTAGCAAGACAGATCTTGATCAACGGTGGTGGACTTCTTGAGTTGACAGTTTTTCCGGCCAAATATTCCATGGAAATGTCAGCAGTAGTTTACAAAGACTGGGTTTTCCCTGAACAAGCACTTCCTACTGATCTCATCAAAAGGTAAATAAATAACATAAATTGGTCACTAAAATAACATTTTTGGTGGTGTTGTCTTGCTAACAAGAACATGATGTTACTCAATTTTAGAGGAGTAGCTGTTGAGGACTCGAGCTCCCCACTTGGCATTCGATTACTGATTCAGGACTATCCATATGCTGTTGATGGGTTGAAAATTTGGTCAGCAATTAAAAGTTGGGTAACTGAATACTGCAACTACTATTACAAATCAGATGATGCGGTTCAAAAAGACACTGAACTCCAAGCCTGGTGGAAGGAACTCCGCGAAGAGGGACACGGTGACAAGAAAGATGAGCCTTGGTGGCCTAAAATGCAGACAGTGCAAGAATTGATAGACTCTTGCACCATCACAATATGGATAGCTTCAGCACTTCATGCAGCAGTCAATTTCGGGCAATACCCTTATGCTGGTTATCTCCCTAATCGCCCTACATTAAGCCGAAATTTCATGCCAGAGCCAGGAAGTCCTGAGTATGAAGAGCTCAAGACAAATCCGGATAAGGTATTCCTCAAAACAATCACTCCTCAGCTGCAGACACTGCTTGGCATTTCCCTCATAGAGATCTTGTCAAGGCATTCTTCGGATACACTTTACCTCGGGCAAAGGGAATCACCTGAATGGACAAAGGATCAAGAACCACTTTCAGCTTTTGCGAGGTTTGGAAAGAAGCTGAGTGATATCGAGGATCAGATTATGCAGATGAATGTCGATGAGAAATGGAAGAACAGGTCGGGTCCTGTTAAAGTTCCATACACCTTGCTCTTCCCCACAAGTGAAGGAGGACTTACTGGCAAAGGAATTCCTAACAGTGTGTCAATATAGAACTTTAATTCAATATAAAAGTATTAAATCCATGTGTTGTTATTGTTTCTTTATATTCctaataataatagaaaataaaatcttttatttttatttcaaggaAGTTCCAGCTACAGCTAAAGGATGTAATGCTGTAGGCTCTTCTGTTCTGTAAGTAATTCATTTGTATCAACAAGTGCCCAGTTCTAAATTGTGAATAAAGTACTGTATGCTATATATCCAGTTTTTGTTTCTTCTTGTTCAATTAAAATGCAGCTGACTGGTAGTTTTGTTTGAACTAGTATTAAGTTATATTGGATACTGTGGCAAAACTGCAAGAGAAGAATCTTGTTTTTCGAACTAATTCTTTCTTTAGGCATCTTCCCTTATCTAGATAAGCctacattaaaagaacttacttttttcttttgcttttaggtCTACTTAAAAACTTACCTCTCACCTTAACAAGGGATAAATCTGATGTATTGACTTACATAAGATTTTAACAAATCAATAAGCACAAGTGTAAAGGGAGCCTTGACGTAATTGATGAAGTTGCTGTCATGTGACTAGGagatcacgggttcgagccgtgaaaacagtcTTTTGCAAGGTAAGGTTGCATACAATAAACTCTTGTGGTCTGGCCCTTCGCCGAACCTCGCGCATAGGGGGAGCTTAGTACACCGGGTTGCCCAACAAGAACAAGTATGTAATAAGTAGTAGAGATCACATTGTATAGTTGAGTTCCACCCTCCATAGAGTCATTTCGTTTTTATATCGGTAAGACTCACCGAATTAATGCTAGTACGCATTTGCGAAATTTCATGCATATTTTCGTTTTCCTTTTTCTGGTTGTGTGTCtgcaatttcaaaaaaaaaaaaaacaaatccacGTAAGTCGCTTTTTGTTATGCGACATATAATTAAAAAATTCTGCAATTCTTTTTGGTTAAAAAGAAGCTGATCAATGTTAAGTATTATGCTTAAAAGAAAGCACTTTAATGTTATATTGACGGGGTCCATCTCATTCAAGAGCCAAAGTAATAGACATGTGCCTAAGAAAATATTTGGTTGAGAATTtatttggtttggtagccaactttgttgaagaaaaagaaggaaaaatgtgtgcaaattatcaaatatagtaggctttagagagtgagacTTCGGCTATAAAAGAAGAGGTTCAACtttcatttctacacaccaacaaaaagagaaagaaagagtgaggtttcacaaactaaggtataagaaaatagtctgtgagaaaaatagagagtgagcgatattgtagtgaggtgggaatatcaaaagagggttatttcttttgagtgttgtagtggtctttggagtatttgactcggacctacaaagtgtaaaattccttgctatagtgatatcagttgctcgtctcgggactgcggttttttcccttattcaaaagggtttttcacgtaaaaatcttggtgtcgtagtcactcttttattcttgttaattaccgtatctcggtgctacgttattattccgcttttattactgtgaatattatttctatAGGGGGTTTATTCCCAGCAACTGCCATCAGAGCATAGGTTTTGCTCATTCAcagaaatactattcactgtcggtagtactatacttggtaaaaaataaaaatgtccagagtaaagtacgaggtagcaaaatttaacggagatagcggtttctcaacatgacaaagaaggatgagggatctgctcatccaacgAGGATTACATAGGGTACTAGATGCTGatgccaaaaagcctgataccatgaaggctgaggattgggctgacttggatgaaagagctgctagtgcaattaggttgcacttatcaaatgatgtggtaaataatatcattgatgaagacaccgcatgtggcatttggacaaggttggaaatcctatacatgtccaaaatacTGACAAATAAATTATACCTTAAGAAGCAGCTATACGCCCCACACATAGGTGAAgatacgaattttttgtcacatttaaatgtgtttaatggactaatcacacagctcaccaatctcggagtgaaaatcgaggacgaagataaagccatcttacTATtaaactcgttgccatcttcgtacgataatctggcaacaaccatcctgcacggtaagactgccattgagttgaaagatgtcacatcggctcttctactcaatgagaagatgagaaagaagcctgcaAATCAAGGACATgttctcatcacagaaggtagaagcaggagttatcaaaggagttcgagcaactatggtagatccggagctcgtgggaagtctaagaaccgatccaaatcaagagccagaaattgctATAATtatgatcaaccaggtcacttcaaaagagattgcccaaatccaaggaagggcaaaggtgaaaccagtggccagaagaatgacgacaacacaaccgATATGGTGCAAagcaatgataatgttgtcctctttataaatgaggaagaatAATATatgcacctgtcaggtccagagtcggaatagGTGGTTGATACAACAACATCTTatcatgccacaccggtaagagatcttttttgtaGATATGTAACAGGTAATTTCGGCACTGTGAGAATGGGTAatacaagttactcaaagattacggggatcggtgacatttgtatcaagacaaatgtcagatgcacattggttctaaaggacgtgcgacatgtacctgatttgcggatgaacttgatctcgggaattactttagaccgagatggatacgagaactattttgcaaatcaaaattGGAGACTCACCAAAGAATCATTGGTTATttcaaagggagttgctcgtggcacgttgtacaggacaaatgcagaaatatgccaaggtgaattaaacatggcacaagatgagatttctgcagatttgtgacacaaaagaatgggtcatatgagcgagaaagGATTACAGATTCTTGCcaggaaatcactcatttcttatgccaaagatACAACGGTAAAACCTTATGACttctgtttatttggtaagcagcatagagtctcatttcagacatcgtctgaaagaaaattaaatatacttgatttagtatattctgatgtttgtggtccAATAGAAATTAAATCGATGGGTGGTaataaatattttgttacttttattgatgatgcttcgcgaaaattatgggtttatattttgaaaaccaaagatcaggtgtttcaagttttccagaagtttcatgctatgGTGAAAAGGGAGACAGGccaaaagctaaagcgtctccgaagtgacaatggaggtgagtacacttcaagagAATTTGAAGAGTACTGTTCGAGCATGTGATCAGACACGAAAAGACAATTCCTGAAGCCCTAcaacacaatggcgtagccgaaaagatgaaccgcaccattgtggagaaggtgagaagcatgctcagaatggctaaactgcctaagtcattctggggtaaagcagttcagacagcctgttacctgatcaataagagtccatcagttccgttggcgtttgacatcccagagagagtttggaccaacaagtaggtgtcctactcgcatctaaaggtgttcggttgcagagcttttgcacatgtaccaaaagagcagagaacaaagttGGATGATAAATATGTTCCCTGCATattcatcggatatggagatgaagagttcagATACAGATTATGGGATCctataaagaagaaggtcatcagaagcagagatgtagtcttccgagaaagtaaagttggaactgctgatgatatgctagagaaggccaagaatgatataattcctaaccttgttactattccttctacttctaacaatcccacaagtgcagaaagtaggaCCGACGAGGTTGTCGAGCAGGGAGAgaaacctggtgaggttattaaGCAGGGGGAacaacttgatgatgatgtcgagcaagtggagtaccccgctcaggaagaagaacaacctcaacctctgaggagatcagagaggccaagggtagagtcatgcaagTACCCTTcaacagagtatgtcctcatcagtgatgaaggGGAGCTAGAAAGTCATAAAGAGGTATTGTCTCATCCATAAAAGAATCAGTGGATGAAAGTCATGCAAGAGGAGAAGGAAACTCTACAAaaaaatggcacgtacaagctggttgaacttccaaagggaaaaagaccactcaaatataaatgggtctttaaactcaagaaagatggaaatgacaagcttgtcagatacaaagctcgattggtggtaaaaggcttcgagcagaagaaaggtattgattttgacgaaattttctcacttgttgtcaaaatgacttctattcgaacaatcttgagcttagcagctagcctggatcttgaagtggagcagttggacgtAAAAACTATATTTCTTCACGGAGATTTGGAAGAAGAGATCTATATGAAACAActagaaggatttgaagtagctgaaaggaaatacatggtgtgcaaactgaataagagtctttatgggttgaagcaggcaccaaggcagtggtacaagatatttgactcattcatgaaaagtcaaacttacataaagacatattctgatccatgtgtatacttcaaaaatatttttgagaataactttattatattgttgttgtatgtggatgacatattaattgtaggaaaagacaaggggttgatcGCAAAGTTGagggagatttgtccaagtcatttgatatgaaggacttgggtcCAACAAAATAAATTCTGGgcatgaagatagttcgagagagaacaagcagaaagttgtggctgtctcaggagaagtacattgaacgtgtactggaacgcttcaacatgaagaatgctaagccagtcagcacacctcttgctagtcatctaaagttgagcaagaagatgtgtcctacaacaatggaggagaaagggaacatggctagagttccttattcttcaacagtcggaagcttgatgtatgcaatagtatgcaccagacctgatattgctcatgcagttggtgttgttagcagattccttgaaaatcctggaaaagaATACTgagaagcagtcaagtggatactcaagtacctgagaggtaccacgggagattgtttgaGCTTTGGAGGATCtaatccaatcttgaagggctatacagatactgatatggcaggtgacattgataatagaaaatccactactgAATATTTGTTCACATTTTCAGGGGGGGCTATATCATGGTAGtcgaagttgcagaagtgtgtcaCACTCTCTACAATCGAAGTAGAGTATATTGCCGCTACTgaagctggcaaggagatgatatggttGAAACGATTCCTTCAAGAgtttggattgcatcagaaggagtatgtcgtctattgtgacagtcaaagtgcaatagagcttagcaagaactccatgtaccatgcaaggaccaaacacatcgacatgagatatcattggattcgagaaatggtagagaatgaatctctaaaagtcttgaagatttctataAGTGAGAATCTCgcagatatgttgaccaaggtggtaccaagagacaagttcgagctatgcaaaaaACTTATCGGCATGTACTCAAACTAAAAGACAGTGTTACCTCCTCTAGATGAACGAGACTTGGGGGGAGATTGATGGGGTCCATCTCATTCAAGAGCCAAAgtaataggcatgtgcctaaggaaaatatttggctgagaatttctttggtttggtagccaactttgttgaattgtcaacgttgaagaaaaagaagaaaaaatgtgtgcaaattatcaaatatagtaggctttagagagtgaggcttaggctataaaaggagagtttcaactctcatttctacacacctacaaagagagaaagaaagagtgaggtttcacagacaaggtataagaaaaaaaaaaatctgtgagaaaaatagagagtgagcgatattgtagtgaggtgtgaatatcaaaagagagttatttttttttaatattgtagtggtctttggagtatttgactcggacctacaaagtctAGAGTATTGCACTGCTCCATACACTATGTATCAGAAATTGGACAAGTTGATTAAAAGAAAGTGCATTTTTTTAAGTGCTAGTTTATTTTTATTGTCTTGATTGGTCAGATAAAATTTTATAATCCAATCAATCATAAGGGAAAGTTTATAAAAAGTTGCACTTATTAAACACTTGAAGGATTTATTTTCAAGTTAAAAGTTGGCTATGATATCTTAAGGAGTAAAAAAAGCCAAAAGAGAGACTAAGTTTTCATACTTTTGGGTTCTTGGCAAGTGGTGATGCTAACTCTATTTAGTAGCATAATCTTTTTAATGGAAAAAGGGTGTTTTAAGAAGGAACTCTATGAAATGGTTCTAACTTTCTAAGATTCCTTATACACAATTAAAGTAGAAAATTTCACCTGAAGAATGTAATTACCCATCTAATAGAGCTAGTAGACAAGTTCAGTGAGGAGTTGCAATTACCACAAAGAGTACCTACTTGTTGCAATTTGCAAATGGGATTTTTGCTGTATTTTTTTGGCATTTATATTCCTTGCTTTTATGGGACAAAGCCTTTTACTAACTAGCATGTCTCAGTCTCCCTTTTGAAGAAACAACATTGTCATTGCTACGTCGTACAcacaaaaaaagtacttttggatgACAAAATGCAAAGGCGCTACGCTCAAGAGTGTGGCTTAGCTGTCAATAAAGCgagttaaaatcatgaaaaatcaaGGATCAAATTTCAGTAGAAATAAAAAAGTTGGTGATTTTTTCATATTTGCCTAATCCTCGGTAGGCAGGGTTATTTGATTCATGTGGTGTCTGTGCTAGTGGAATATGTATAGGGTAAGCTGTAGAATTGTTGAGGCGCGAACAAACTTACCACGGACACCATCGTCACATGGTTATTACGTATTTACTaagacgacaacaacaacaaaaaaaaaacagtgTAATATCATAAGTAgagtctggagagggtagtgtgtacgcaactTTACTTGTGATGGTAGAAAGACTGTTTTTGATAACCCTTGCTCAAGAGTACGTATTTACTACTTAATACGTAAATTAATAAGTGATCAGAAAGCTGCAAAGAATCTTTATAATATCAATTGTTCGCCCAATCACTTTAGTTATAAAAGTAAAATTCTATTCAGATGTGCAATATCTTTCACTAACATTTGtctataatataaaaaataaatgaagtgTCTTGATCATAACACAACCGTGTCCTTTGCCTATAAATACATAGTTTCTTTCATTTGGCCTAAACACCAGAAAAGATCCTACATCTTTTGCTGATTACTTTGTTATTCACTTCATATTACAAAGACTCAAAGAGTTAATGGCATCAATTAgtaaagttgaaaagaaaaagatcaaTGGTACTGTTGTACTGATTAAAAAGAGACCTTTAGACCTTGTTCCATCTGAAGTAGTTCAACAGCAAGCTGCTTATGAGATTCTTGGTCATAAGGTCACCCTGCAGCTTATCAGTTCTTTTACTGGAGATTCAGGTgatttcttttttcc
It encodes the following:
- the LOC107806322 gene encoding probable linoleate 9S-lipoxygenase 5 (The RefSeq protein has 1 substitution compared to this genomic sequence), whose product is MFLEKIVDAITGKDDGKKVKGTVVLMKKNVLDFTDINASVLDGVLEFLGRRVSLELISSVNADPANGLQGKRSKAAYLENWLTNSTPIAAGESAFRVTFDWDDEEFGVPGAFIIKNLHFSEFFLKSLTLEDVPNHGKVHFVCNSWVYPANKYKSDRIFFANQAYLPSETPDTLRKYRENELVTLRGDGTGKLEEWDRVYDYAYYNDLGDPDKGQDLSRPVLGGSSEYPYPRRGRTGRKPTKTDPNSESRIPLLMSLDIYVPRDERFGHIKLSDFLTFALKSIVQLLLPEFKALFDSTHNEFDSFEDVLKLYEGGIKLPQGPLLKAITDSIPLEILKELLRSDGEGLFKYPTPQVIQEDKTAWRTDEEFGREMLAGVNPVIISRLQEFPPKSKLDPKIYGNQNSTITREQIEDKLDGLTIDEAIKTNRLFILNHHDILMPYLRRINTSTDTKTYASRTLLFLQDNGTLKPSAIELSLPHPDGDQFGAVSKVYTPADQGVEGSIWQLAKAYAAVNDSGVHQLISHWLNTHAAIEPFVIATNRQLSALHPIYKLLHPHFRETMNINALARQILINGGGLLELTVFPAKYSMEMSAVVYKDWVFPEQALPTDLIKRGVAVEDSSSPLGIRLLIQDYPYAVDGLKIWSAIKSWVTEYCNYYYKSDDAVQKDTELQAWWKELREEGHGDKKDEPWWPKMQTVQELIDSCTITIWIASALHAAVNFGQYPYAGYLPNRPTLSRNFMPEPGSPEYEELKTNPDKVFLKTITPQLQTLLGISLIEILSRHSSDTLYLGQRESPEWTKDQEPLSAFARFGKKLSDIEDQIMQMNVDEKWKNRSGPVKVPYTLLFPTSEGGLTGKGIPNSVSI